The proteins below are encoded in one region of Erinaceus europaeus chromosome 15, mEriEur2.1, whole genome shotgun sequence:
- the MMD2 gene encoding monocyte to macrophage differentiation factor 2 isoform X1, translating into MNHRVPPNKRYQPTEYEHAANCATHAVGSQRLEPGSCALGVLNQLLIIPSIVGSSKLYFLSDDAQETLSAWVYGLGLCGLFVVSTAFHTVSWKKSHLRTVVHCLHMSDRMVIYFFIAASYAPWLNLRELGPWASHMRWLVWTMASAGTVYVFFFHERYKLVELLCYLVMGLFPALVILSMPDREGVRELVAGGLLYCLGTVFFKSDGRVPFAHAIWHLFVAFGAATHYYAVWRYLYLPPTCQDPVSK; encoded by the exons atgaaccACCGAGTTCCTCCAAACAAGCGGTACCAGCCCACGGAGTATGAGCATGCTGCCAATTGTGCCACGCACGCA gtggggagccagaggctcgaacctggatcctgtgcacttggtgtgcttaaccag CTCCTGATCATTCCTAGCATTGTGGGCAGCTCCAAGCTCTACTTCCTGTCGGACGATGCCCAGGAGACCCTGTCGGCCTGGGTGTACGGCCTGGGCCTCTGCGGGCTCTTCGTGGTGTCCACTGCGTTCCACACCGTCTCCTGGAAGAAGAGCCACCTCAG GACGGTGGTGCACTGCCTGCACATGTCCGACCGCATGGTCATCTACTTCTTCATAGCGGCCTCCTACGCGCCCTG GTTGAACCTGCGGGAGCTGGGcccctgggcctcacacatgcgcTGGCTGGTGTGGACCATGGCCTCAGCGGGCACCGTCTATGTCTTCTTCTTCCACGAGCG GTACAAGCTGGTGGAGCTGCTGTGCTACCTCGTCATGGGTCTGTTCCCGGCCCTGGTCATCCTGTCCATG CCGGACAGGGAGGGCGTGAGGGAGCTGGTGGCGGGCGGCCTCCTCTACTGCCTGGGCACCGTGTTCTTCAAGAGCGACGGCCGGGTGCCCTTTGCCCATGCCATCTGGCACCTCTTCGTGGCCTTCGGGGCGGCCACGCACTACTATGCTGTCTGGAGGTACCTgtacctgccccccacctgccagGATCCCGTGTCCAAGTGA
- the MMD2 gene encoding monocyte to macrophage differentiation factor 2 isoform X2: MLDFQKTKYARFMNHRVPPNKRYQPTEYEHAANCATHALLIIPSIVGSSKLYFLSDDAQETLSAWVYGLGLCGLFVVSTAFHTVSWKKSHLRTVVHCLHMSDRMVIYFFIAASYAPWLNLRELGPWASHMRWLVWTMASAGTVYVFFFHERYKLVELLCYLVMGLFPALVILSMPDREGVRELVAGGLLYCLGTVFFKSDGRVPFAHAIWHLFVAFGAATHYYAVWRYLYLPPTCQDPVSK; this comes from the exons ATGCTGGACTTCCAGAAGACCAAGTACGCCAG gttcatgaaccACCGAGTTCCTCCAAACAAGCGGTACCAGCCCACGGAGTATGAGCATGCTGCCAATTGTGCCACGCACGCA CTCCTGATCATTCCTAGCATTGTGGGCAGCTCCAAGCTCTACTTCCTGTCGGACGATGCCCAGGAGACCCTGTCGGCCTGGGTGTACGGCCTGGGCCTCTGCGGGCTCTTCGTGGTGTCCACTGCGTTCCACACCGTCTCCTGGAAGAAGAGCCACCTCAG GACGGTGGTGCACTGCCTGCACATGTCCGACCGCATGGTCATCTACTTCTTCATAGCGGCCTCCTACGCGCCCTG GTTGAACCTGCGGGAGCTGGGcccctgggcctcacacatgcgcTGGCTGGTGTGGACCATGGCCTCAGCGGGCACCGTCTATGTCTTCTTCTTCCACGAGCG GTACAAGCTGGTGGAGCTGCTGTGCTACCTCGTCATGGGTCTGTTCCCGGCCCTGGTCATCCTGTCCATG CCGGACAGGGAGGGCGTGAGGGAGCTGGTGGCGGGCGGCCTCCTCTACTGCCTGGGCACCGTGTTCTTCAAGAGCGACGGCCGGGTGCCCTTTGCCCATGCCATCTGGCACCTCTTCGTGGCCTTCGGGGCGGCCACGCACTACTATGCTGTCTGGAGGTACCTgtacctgccccccacctgccagGATCCCGTGTCCAAGTGA